From Staphylococcus sp. M0911, a single genomic window includes:
- the pth gene encoding aminoacyl-tRNA hydrolase has product MKCIVGLGNIGKRFELTRHNIGFEVIDYILERHRFTLDKQKFKGAYTIERMNGDKVLLIEPMTMMNLSGEAVAPLMDYYNVDVDDLIVLYDDLDLEQGQVRLRQKGSAGGHNGMKSIIKMLGTDQFKRIRIGVGRPTNGMSVPDYVLQRFSKEEMITMEKVIEHSANAVESFIETSRFDNVMNEYNGEVN; this is encoded by the coding sequence ATGAAATGTATTGTAGGTCTTGGCAATATTGGTAAACGATTCGAATTAACAAGACACAATATTGGCTTCGAAGTCATTGACTATATACTAGAACGACATCGTTTCACATTAGACAAACAAAAATTCAAAGGCGCATATACTATTGAAAGAATGAATGGTGACAAAGTTCTGCTTATTGAACCTATGACAATGATGAACTTGTCAGGTGAAGCTGTTGCACCATTAATGGATTACTACAATGTTGATGTAGATGATTTGATTGTATTATATGACGATTTAGATTTAGAACAAGGTCAAGTACGTTTACGTCAAAAAGGTAGTGCAGGTGGTCATAATGGTATGAAATCAATTATAAAAATGCTTGGCACTGATCAATTTAAGAGAATTCGTATTGGTGTTGGTCGACCAACGAATGGTATGTCTGTTCCTGATTATGTACTTCAACGCTTTTCTAAAGAAGAAATGATTACAATGGAGAAAGTCATTGAACATTCAGCTAATGCCGTAGAATCATTTATAGAAACATCTCGATTTGACAATGTGATGAATGAATATAATGGTGAAGTGAATTGA